From the genome of Spinacia oleracea cultivar Varoflay chromosome 2, BTI_SOV_V1, whole genome shotgun sequence, one region includes:
- the LOC110782021 gene encoding uncharacterized protein: MAPFLSGPPQLSTPPPSSTPSAATTTPSGDPFVDLMVANFNTPSPPQPLMGFTENGSATFLTTGNPCLDLFFQVVPGTPAESLTELLDLAWAHNPLTTLKLICNLRGVRGTGKSDKNGFYTTAFWLHKHHPKTLACNLPGFADFGYFKDFPEILFRILGLTHIRKIKKIKSDPLDGGHRGPRRQKFKNSAAKRKKKAAAAERNRADAAVRQQKEQQVAGELRHQKKAELANTALERYNRDPDYRFLHDRVSDLFSDHLRTDLESYNDGNLNKISLAAKWCPSLDSSFDKATLLCEAIARKVFPREKLVEYSGLEEAHYAYRVRDRLRKDVLVPLRRALELPEVFMAANNWNELPYNRVASVAMKSYKEHFLKHDEERFKEYLEQVKSGKAKIAAGALLPHEIISSLKDGDGGEVAELQWKRMVEDLSKEGKLNNCISVCDVSGSMSGTPMEVCVALGMLLSELAEEPWKGKVITFSANPQLHVIQGDTLKSKMEFVQAMDWGMNTNFQKVFDLILSVAVKGKLPVEKMVKRVFVFSDMEFDEASSHPWETDYMVIKRKYEENGYGNAVPEIVFWNLRDSRSIPVAKNQEGVALVSGFSKNMLKLFLDGKEDQLSPETVMEAAISGEEYNKLVVLD, translated from the coding sequence ATGGCACCATTCCTCTCTGGCCCACCACAACTCTCAACCCCACCACCATCTTCCACCCCCTCCGCCGCCACTACAACCCCATCTGGCGACCCATTTGTCGATCTTATGGTGGCGAACTTCAACACCCCTTCTCCACCACAACCATTAATGGGCTTCACTGAAAACGGCTCCGCCACCTTTCTCACCACCGGAAACCCCTGTCTAGACCTCTTCTTCCAAGTCGTCCCCGGCACCCCCGCTGAGTCTCTCACCGAACTCCTCGATCTGGCTTGGGCCCACAACCCGTTGACCACCCTCAAACTCATCTGCAACCTCCGTGGCGTTCGTGGCACCGGTAAATCCGATAAAAACGGGTTTTACACCACCGCGTTCTGGCTCCACAAACACCACCCTAAAACCCTCGCTTGTAATCTCCCTGGGTTCGCCGATTTCGGGTATTTCAAGGATTTCCCTGAAATTTTATTCCGGATTCTGGGTTTAACCCATATTCGTAAGATTAAAAAGATCAAATCCGACCCGTTAGATGGTGGGCACCGTGGTCCAAGGCGGCAAAAGTTTAAGAACTCGGCTgcgaagaggaagaagaaggcgGCTGCTGCGGAGAGGAATCGCGCTGATGCGGCTGTACGGCAACAGAAAGAACAACAGGTTGCCGGTGAACTCCGCCACCAAAAGAAGGCTGAGCTAGCAAACACCGCGTTGGAACGTTACAACCGCGACCCAGACTACCGGTTTCTCCACGACCGTGTGTCTGATCTTTTTTCCGATCACCTGAGAACCGATTTGGAGTCCTACAACGACGGAAACCTCAACAAAATCAGCCTCGCCGCGAAATGGTGCCCGTCATTGGACTCGTCTTTCGATAAAGCCACCTTACTCTGTGAAGCCATCGCTAGGAAGGTGTTTCCCCGGGAGAAATTAGTCGAGTACTCGGGTTTGGAAGAGGCTCATTACGCTTACCGGGTTCGAGACCGACTTCGGAAAGATGTACTGGTGCCGCTACGCCGCGCATTGGAGCTTCCCGAGGTGTTTATGGCGGCCAACAACTGGAATGAGTTGCCTTACAACAGGGTTGCTTCGGTGGCGATGAAGTCTTACAAGGAGCATTTCCTCAAGCATGATGAAGAGCGTTTTAAGGAGTATCTTGAACAGGTGAAGTCCGGTAAGGCGAAGATTGCCGCCGGAGCGTTACTCCCACACGAGATTATTTCATCATTAAAAGACGGCGATGGCGGCGAGGTGGCGGAGCTGCAATGGAAGCGGATGGTTGAGGATTTATCCAAAGAAGGGAAGCTAAACAACTGTATTTCCGTCTGTGACGTTTCTGGTTCTATGTCAGGGACTCCAATGGAGGTCTGTGTTGCTCTAGGAATGCTGTTATCTGAGCTCGCAGAGGAGCCATGGAAAGGGAAGGTGATCACATTCAGTGCAAACCCACAACTTCACGTTATTCAAGGAGATACTCTAAAGTCAAAGATGGAGTTTGTTCAAGCTATGGATTGGGGGATGAACACGAATTTCCAGAAAGTGTTTGATCTGATTCTCAGTGTTGCAGTCAAGGGCAAGCTTCCTgtggagaagatggtgaaaagGGTGTTTGTGTTTAGTGACATGGAGTTTGATGAAGCGTCGAGTCATCCATGGGAGACTGATTACATGGTGATTAAGAGAAAGTATGAGGAGAATGGGTATGGGAATGCTGTGCCGGAGATTGTGTTTTGGAATCTTCGAGATTCGAGGTCGATACCGGTGGCGAAGAACCAGGAAGGGGTGGCGCTTGTGAGTGGGTTTTCGAAGAATATGTTGAAGTTGTTCTTGGATGGGAAAGAGGATCAGCTTAGTCCTGAAACTGTTATGGAAGCTGCTATTTCTGGGGAAGAGTATAATAAGCTTGTTGTTTTGGACTGA